Proteins from one Cicer arietinum cultivar CDC Frontier isolate Library 1 chromosome 3, Cicar.CDCFrontier_v2.0, whole genome shotgun sequence genomic window:
- the LOC113786145 gene encoding non-specific lipid-transfer protein A-like — translation MTGKKIIAFLTLVMVLGLQAVTTLDARQIDDISCSEAIVLLVPCVPFLTGLGQPTPSTSCCEGAQNLNQKADTTQVRRDVCECLKGASMKFGVNSDKTKQLPQLCNISLSFTLDPNIDCNT, via the coding sequence ATGACGGGGAAGAAGATTATTGCTTTTTTAACGCTTGTAATGGTTTTAGGCTTGCAAGCTGTGACAACATTGGATGCACGTCAAATTGATGACATCAGTTGCTCTGAGGCTATTGTTTTATTGGTGCCATGTGTACCTTTTTTGACAGGATTAGGCCAACCAACACCATCTACTTCCTGTTGTGAAGGAgcacaaaatttaaatcaaaaggCGGACACCACTCAGGTTCGACGTGATGTTTGTGAATGTCTCAAAGGAGCTTCAATGAAATTTGGCGTTAACTCGGACAAAACAAAACAACTCCCACAACTTTGTAACATTAGTCTTTCTTTTACGTTGGATCCTAACATTGACTGCAACACGTAA